A genomic window from Zonotrichia leucophrys gambelii isolate GWCS_2022_RI chromosome 25, RI_Zleu_2.0, whole genome shotgun sequence includes:
- the LOC135457576 gene encoding atypical chemokine receptor 1-like, which translates to MGNCVPVTPGILDTAGSLDLEEIMGDFSYDDSTFSNDTLPDYDAAPCHNHFCPLFQRVAPPFLAATSVAAALATGALLVALAKRPQAWRWPQSRALVAQLALGTALFAALLPALAAGVARGWHLGTGLCRLTHLLWHWSVFAQALLVASGSCSTAWARWDPRSRRLAVALWALALLLAAPAALVSGVAAGTACVRRAVGILAPLYVLHLALCLCLLLLLPAGLLLAALAVPRLRGSGAGLAWLFLGLWAPYGAGLAAEFLLEAGLLQPTCGSFQHFDTALGLSEALGVLHCGLGPLALLLARSCRRDVGAAGGC; encoded by the exons ATGGGCAACTGTGTCCCCGTG ACCCCCGGCATCCTGGACACCGCGGGCTCCCTGGACCTGGAGGAAATCATGGGCGACTTCTCCTACGACGACAGCACTTTCAGCAACGACACCCTCCCGGATTACGACGCCGCGCCGTGTCACAACCACTTCTGTCCCCTCTTCCAGCGCGTTGCCCCCCCTTTCCTGGCCGCCACCAGCGTCGCGGCCGCGCTGGCCACCGGCGCCTTGCTGGTGGCCCTGGCCAAGCGTCCCCAAGCGTGGCGGTGGCCGCAGAGCCGGGCGCTGGTGGCGCAGCTGGCGCTGGGCACGGCGCTGTTCGCGGCGCTGCTGCCCGCGCTGGCGGCGGGCGTGGCGCGGGGTTGGCACCTTGGCACGGGGCTGTGCCGCCTCACGCACCTCCTGTGGCACTGGAGCGTCTTCGCCCAGGCGCTGCTGGTGGCCAGCGGCTCCTGCAGCACCGCCTGGGCTCGCTGGGACCCGCGGAGCCGCCGCTTGGCCGTGGCTCTGTGGGCATTGGCGCTGCTCTTGGCCGCTCCGGCCGCGCTGGTCAGCGGCGTGGCAGCGGGCACCGCGTGTGTCCGGCGCGCCGTGGGCATCCTGGCACCGCTCTACGTGCTGCACCTGgcgctgtgcctgtgcctgctgctgctgctgcccgcggggctgctgctggccgcGCTGGCCGTGCCGCGCCTCAGGGGCAGCGGAGCCGGGCTCGCCTGGCTcttcctggggctctgggcgCCCTACGGAGCGGGGCTGGCCGCGGAGTTCCTGCTGGAGGccgggctgctccagcccaccTGCGGCTCCTTCCAGCACTTCGACACGGCGCTGGGGCTGAGCGAGGCGCTGGGCGTGCTGCACTGCGGCCTCGGGCCGCTGGCGCTGCTGCTCGCCCGCAGCTGCCGCCGCGATGTGGGGGCTGCCGGGGGCTGCTGA